From a single Drosophila sulfurigaster albostrigata strain 15112-1811.04 chromosome 3, ASM2355843v2, whole genome shotgun sequence genomic region:
- the LOC133844750 gene encoding collagenase-like, with amino-acid sequence MKVIVVFGLAFVYVSASVHQDQPEIYHHNELQDISNVEIINGHNASPGQFPYQVRLFIKKSRKYFGCSGSLINHNWVLTAAHCTNGSDSVQVLLGGIESSDFRAKFLIKPKYIIIHEDWDDYYKLNDISLIRIPYIKYSEYIKPVNLPKIQRYYKTYVGFKAIATGWGDTSIASNSSPEILQYGTVKIINSKKCSDTFGNIKSSQMCTFASKISICFGDSGGPLVLFPSKVQVGITSFVPGNCSSPNGFTRVTSFLKWIKRHTGLPL; translated from the exons ATGAAAGTGATCGTTGTATTTGGTTTGGCCTTCGTCTACGTCTCGGCATCGGTTCATCAAGATCAACCCGAGATTTATCATCATAACGAGCTACAGGATATTTCCAATGTTGAAATCATCAACGGACATAACGCTTCGCCCGGTCAGTTTCCCTACCAAGTCAGACTATTTATCaagaaaagcagaaaataTTTCGGATGCAGTGGTTCGTTGATTAACCACAATTGGGTCCTGACTGCCGCCCACTGCACGAACGG TTCCGATTCTGTCCAAGTGCTCTTGGGAGGCATTGAAAGTTCTGATTTCCGGGCGAAATTCTTAATCAAACCAAAATACATAATCATTCACGAAGATTGGGatgattattataaattaaacgaCATCTCACTTATCAGGATTCCATACATTAAATACTCAGAATACATTAAACCTGTCAATCTACCGAAAATTCAGCGATACTATAAGACTTACGTTGGTTTTAAGGCTATTGCTACCGGCTGGGGAGATACATCGATTGCTTCTAACTCAAGCCCCGAAATACTTCAGTACGGTACAGTAAAGATTATTAACAGCAAAAAATGCAGCGATACTTTTGGCAACATTAAGTCTTCCCAAATGTGCACTTTTGCCTCGAAAATATCTATTTGCTTCGGCGACTCTGGTGGCCCATTGGTTTTATTTCCCAGCAAGGTCCAGGTCGGAATAACGTCCTTCGTACCGGGTAATTGCTCTAGCCCCAATGGCTTCACCCGCGTAACTAGTTTCCTCAAATGGATCAAGCGCCATACCGGTTTGCCTTTGTAA
- the LOC133840102 gene encoding collagenase-like, whose amino-acid sequence MADKGQRANCGGSCIDHNWVLTAASCIADSSAPVLRIVSKKDIIEFKDIDDSIPFADISLLRIKHVEYNKNIQPVKLPKIQSHYKIYAGSEAIITDWRDTFNASNPKPKILQYGKVEIINNTDCRALYGKEIVSSALICSSAASDVSPWNGDSGGPLVQLPSLVQVGITSFYTPDNQLGYPAVFTRVTFFLEWIKQHTGLPL is encoded by the exons ATGGCCGATAAAGGCCAACGGGCTAATTGTGGTGGCTCCTGTATTGACCACAATTGGGTTTTGACTGCTGCCAGCTGCATAGCAGA CTCATCTGCTCCGGTCTTGCGCATAGTCAGTAAGAAAGACATCATCGAATTCAAGGACATTGACGATTCTATTCCTTTCGCCGATATCTCGCTTCTTCGCATTAAACATGttgaatacaacaaaaacattcaaCCCGTTAAGCTACCGAAGATCCAATCACACTATAAAATCTACGCTGGTTCTGAGGCTATCATTACAGACTGGAGAGATACCTTTAACGCTTCCAACCCTAAGCCCAAAATACTCCAATACGGTAAAGTCGAAATCATAAACAATACAGATTGCAGGGCTTTATATGGAAAAGAAATAGTTTCCTCTGCTCTCATCTGCTCTTCGGCTGCCTCGGATGTATCCCCATGGAACGGCGACTCTGGTGGCCCACTGGTGCAATTGCCCAGTTTGGTCCAAGTCGGTATAACCTCGTTTTACACCCCCGATAACCAATTAGGATACCCCGCCGTCTTCACCCGGGTTACATTTTTCCTCGAGTGGATCAAGCAACACACCGGTCTCCCTTTGTAA
- the LOC133840103 gene encoding serine protease 3-like has product MHNDIALVRIPYVKYNKNLHPVKLPKIQSHYRTYAGSEAIFTGWGPTTNTSTTEPEILRYAKVKVMKNVECRAKAYNFIGFEQICASAASGASPWDGDGGDPLVELPGFSQIGITSFVIKKQGIAGFTRVTSYLGWIKEHTGLPL; this is encoded by the coding sequence ATGCACAACGACATCGCACTTGTCCGTATTCCATAtgttaaatacaacaaaaacctTCATCCCGTTAAGCTACCGAAGATCCAATCACACTATCGAACCTACGCTGGTTCTGAGGCTATCTTTACAGGGTGGGGACCTACCACGAATACTTCCACCACTGAACCCGAGATACTTCGGTACGCTAAAGTAAAAGTCATGAAGAACGTAGAATGCAGGGCTAAAGCTTACAACTTCATTGGCTTTGAGCAAATCTGTGCTTCGGCCGCCTCTGGTGCATCGCCGTGGGACGGTGACGGTGGTGACCCATTGGTGGAGTTGCCAGGCTTCAGTCAGATTGGTATTACGTCCTTTGTAATAAAAAAGCAAGGTATTGCTGGCTTCACCCGAGTAACTAGTTACCTCGGCTGGATCAAGGAACATACCGGTCTTCCTTTGTAA
- the LOC133840196 gene encoding collagenase-like: MKVLLVFALTLVIVSLVSTASFLQEQAENVGIINGHDASPGQFPYQVKLSIKEGKKYFQCSGSLISHNWVLTAAHCTNGSDSVEVFLGGIESSDFRANFSIKPKYIIIHEDWDRDDLNDISLIRIPYIKYSEYIKPVNLPKIQRYYKTYVGFKAIATGWGVTSIASNSSSEILQYGTVKIVNNKKCNDTFDNITSSQMCTFASKISLCFGDSGGPLVILPSKVQVGITSFNVVGCLSPNVFTRVTSFLKWIKRHTGLPL, from the exons ATGAAGGTGCTCCTAGTATTTGCTTTGACCCTGGTCATCGTCTCGCTGGTTTCAACGGCATCGTTTCTTCAGGAACAAGCCGAGAATGTTGGCATTATCAACGGACATGACGCTTCGCCCGGTCAGTTTCCCTATCAAGTAAAACTATCTATCAAGGAAggcaaaaaatatttccaatgcAGTGGTTCGTTGATTAGCCACAATTGGGTCCTGACTGCCGCCCACTGCACGAACGg TTCCGATTCTGTCGAAGTGTTCTTGGGAGGCATTGAAAGTTCTGATTTCCGGGCGAATTTCTCAATCAAACCAAAATACATAATCATTCACGAAGATTGGGATAGGGATGATTTAAACGACATCTCACTTATCAGGATTCCATACATTAAATACTCAGAATACATTAAACCTGTCAATCTACCGAAAATTCAGCGATACTATAAGACTTACGTTGGTTTTAAGGCTATTGCTACCGGCTGGGGAGTTACATCGATTGCTTCTAACTCAAGCTCCGAAATACTTCAGTACGGTACAGTAAAGATcgttaacaacaaaaaatgcaacgATACTTTTGACAACATTACGTCTTCCCAAATGTGCACTTTCGCCTCGAAAATATCTCTTTGCTTCGGCGACTCCGGTGGCCCATTGGTGATATTGCCCAGCAAGGTCCAGGTCGGAATAACGTCCTTCAACGTTGTAGGTTGCTTAAGCCCCAATGTCTTCACCCGCGTAACTAGTTTCCTCAAATGGATCAAGCGCCATACCGGTCTGCCGTTGTAA
- the LOC133840197 gene encoding serine protease 1-like, whose amino-acid sequence MKVLLVFALTLVIVSLVSTALVLRGQAENFGIINGHNASAGQFPYQVQLINNFGVSCGGSLIGHEWVLTVASCAKFAKNFTVHLGSIRRSAPLVTRFASEKDIISHPHFHRMFMHNDIALVRIPYVKYNKNLHPVKLPKIQSHYRTYAGSEAIFTGWGPTTNTSTTEPEILRYAKVKVMKIVECRAKHHNIIGFEQICASAASGALPWGGDGGGPLVELPGFSQIGITSFLIKKQGIAGFTRVTSYLGWIKEHTGLPL is encoded by the exons ATGAAGGTGCTCCTAGTATTTGCTTTGACCCTGGTCATCGTCTCGCTGGTTTCAACGGCTTTGGTTCTTCGGGGTCAAGCCGAGAATTTTGGCATTATCAACGGACATAACGCTTCGGCTGGTCAGTTCCCCTATCAAGTTCAACTGATTAATAACTTCGGAGTCTCGTGTGGTGGCTCGTTGATTGGTCACGAATGGGTGCTGACTGTCGCCTCCTGTGCAAAGTT TGCCAAGAATTTTACTGTTCACTTGGGTAGCATTCGGCGATCCGCGCCTCTAGTAACCCGCTTTGCGTCTGAGAAAGATATAATCAGCCATCCACATTTTCATCGTATGTTCATGCACAACGACATCGCACTTGTCCGTATTCCATAtgttaaatacaacaaaaacctTCATCCCGTTAAGCTACCGAAGATCCAATCACACTATCGAACCTACGCTGGTTCTGAGGCTATCTTTACAGGGTGGGGACCTACCACGAATACTTCCACCACTGAACCCGAGATACTTCGGTACGCTAAAGTAAAAGTCATGAAGATCGTAGAATGCAGGGCTAAACATCACAACATCATTGGCTTTGAGCAAATCTGTGCTTCGGCCGCCTCTGGTGCATTGCCGTGGGGCGGTGACGGTGGTGGCCCATTGGTGGAGTTGCCAGGCTTCAGTCAGATTGGTATTACGtcctttttaataaaaaagcaaGGTATTGCTGGCTTCACCCGAGTAACTAGTTACCTCGGCTGGATCAAGGAACATACCGGTCTTCCTTTGTAA